The Scylla paramamosain isolate STU-SP2022 chromosome 39, ASM3559412v1, whole genome shotgun sequence genome includes a window with the following:
- the LOC135092233 gene encoding uncharacterized protein LOC135092233 isoform X2 — MLIALAFAVVAVLHQIDTDPAAWAASEQGSIYASREQLQRFITNPDSVEKWFNLVSLFKAADSRPLSVGKKYQAVYDLPLIGEYSVFLAVVEYKPNSLVVLESTSLLRPHFTIQLEDNGPNTTRLTFSMQYRRSSALFQWTLGPVLRFLTSQQLQRSLFMIRMMFPF; from the exons ATGTTGATAGCCTTGGCGTTTGCAGTAGTTGCCGTGCTGCACCAGATAGACACAGACCCTGCTGCCTGGGCCGCTTCAGAGCAGGGCAGCATCTATGCCTCCAGGGAACAGTTGCAGCGCTTCATCACCAACCCAGACTCAGTGGAGAAG TGGTTCAATCTGGTGTCTCTGTTCAAGGCAGCAGACAGTCGGCCGCTCAGTGTGGGGAAGAAGTACCAGGCAGTGTATGACCTGCCACTGATAG GGGAGTATTCAGTGTTCCTGGCAGTGGTGGAGTATAAACCAAACAGTCTGGTGGTGCTGGAGTCCACCTCTCTCCTCCGGCCGCACTTTACCATCCAGCTGGAAGACAACGGACCCAACACAACACGACTCACCTTCTC GATGCAGTACCGGCGCTCCTCAGCCTTGTTCCAGTGGACTCTTGGCCCCGTCTTGCGCTTCTTGACCAGCCAGCAGCTCCAACGCTCCCTCTTCATGATAAGGATGATGTTTCCCTTCTGA
- the LOC135092233 gene encoding uncharacterized protein LOC135092233 isoform X1 → MANTAQMLIALAFAVVAVLHQIDTDPAAWAASEQGSIYASREQLQRFITNPDSVEKWFNLVSLFKAADSRPLSVGKKYQAVYDLPLIGEYSVFLAVVEYKPNSLVVLESTSLLRPHFTIQLEDNGPNTTRLTFSMQYRRSSALFQWTLGPVLRFLTSQQLQRSLFMIRMMFPF, encoded by the exons ATGGCCAACACG GCACAGATGTTGATAGCCTTGGCGTTTGCAGTAGTTGCCGTGCTGCACCAGATAGACACAGACCCTGCTGCCTGGGCCGCTTCAGAGCAGGGCAGCATCTATGCCTCCAGGGAACAGTTGCAGCGCTTCATCACCAACCCAGACTCAGTGGAGAAG TGGTTCAATCTGGTGTCTCTGTTCAAGGCAGCAGACAGTCGGCCGCTCAGTGTGGGGAAGAAGTACCAGGCAGTGTATGACCTGCCACTGATAG GGGAGTATTCAGTGTTCCTGGCAGTGGTGGAGTATAAACCAAACAGTCTGGTGGTGCTGGAGTCCACCTCTCTCCTCCGGCCGCACTTTACCATCCAGCTGGAAGACAACGGACCCAACACAACACGACTCACCTTCTC GATGCAGTACCGGCGCTCCTCAGCCTTGTTCCAGTGGACTCTTGGCCCCGTCTTGCGCTTCTTGACCAGCCAGCAGCTCCAACGCTCCCTCTTCATGATAAGGATGATGTTTCCCTTCTGA